The Porphyromonas sp. oral taxon 275 DNA window GGTGACTCGGGAGCACCAGGCTAAGCCGCTCCTCGGGCTCGTAGTGCAGCGCTCCGAGCTCACCGACGTAGGGCTGGGCACCTGCCAAGGGGCGGAAGGAGCCTCGTCCCGAGCAGCGCCAGCTGCAGCGGTCGTAGCTCCCTACCCGACCTGCACCCGCTGCCCACAGCGCCTCTGCCACCGCAGCGGTAGCGGCCTCGGGGACGTAGACCGTGAGCTCCAGTAATCGGTCGGTCTGGGGAAGCAGGACACGCGGCTGCAGTAGGCCGAAGTCCTGAGCGAGACGCCAGTTGAGCCCCTCGGCGGCATTGTCCACCGAGGTATGCGCTGCGTAGATCGCTAGGTCATGCTTGAGGGCGAAGCGCACGCAGCGCTCTATATAGGATGAGGTGCCGAGGCGCTTGAGCCCCTTGAAGAGCAGGGGATGATGGGCGATGACGACATTGCAGCCGCGCTCTACGGCCTCCTGGAGCACGGCCTCGGTGATATCCACGCAGCAGAGTACCCCAGTGGCGATCGCCTCGGGGTCGCCTACCTGCAGGCCACAGTTGTCATAGCTCTCTTGGAGCGAGGAGGGGAAGTGCTCCTCGAGCACCTCCCATATCTGGGCGACACGTAGCATCATACTAGTTATCCGAGTCTTGTTGGGGACGAGGCTTCCTTGTCTTGAGGCGCTTGAGGCCCGTCATGAGGACGATCACCGAGACCAGACCAAAGAAGAAGATGAAGAGATCCGTCCCCCACTGCCCGAGGAAGGGCTTGTAGAGGCGGCCTGCGTGCAGCTCCAGTGCGGCCTGCCACAGGGAGTAAGGTGTTTCGTTCAGCTCCTTAGGTTGGGCGACAAAGGAGGTCGCAGCGCTGAAATCTCCCCCTCGGAGGAGCCCCTGATCGTAGAGGAAGACGCGATCCTCGGCAGGCGTCGCCCCCAGGATAGCCCCAGCGATGAGGTGCCCGCCTATAGGACGTGAATAAGGATCGGCAAGGACGGTCTCCCCACTGAAGTAGTCTCGGGGGGCGTCATCTTGCTTGGGGGTGAAGCAGCTCATCCCGCTGAAAGAGCCGATCACCCAGCTGCTATCCGCACGCTGCTCGAGCACGTTGACCCCCATAGGGCTGACCTGAGGCTGCCCCCACCAGTACTCGGGCTGTCCCTGCAGCGAGGCAGGGAGCATGAAGAAGCCCTCACTCGTGGAGAGCAGCCAGTTATCCTCGACCTTATTGTAGCGCAGGGCACGCAGGCGCTCGAACCATGGGTTGTCACTCCCCAGCTCGCTCCACCCAGCAGGGCGCATCTCATTGAAGATCAGCGGCAGCATCAGGGGCGGACGAAGCACCCAGCCCGTGACGACGACGAAGGTCGTCAGCCAGATGAGGCGCTTCCCGAGGAACTTGTGCCAGCGGAAGTGCCAGCCCAGTCGGCGCATCAGCCCTTGCTTGCGCTGCACGCCCTCGGGGCTATGCTTGCGGGACTTCCAGCGCTTGAGCCGCTCCTTATATAAGGTATAGAAGATCCCTGTCAGGCATAGGAGCATGATGACGACCCCTATGAGGTCGACAACGAGTCGCCCCACGAGGCCGAAGTACTCTCCACTATGCAGCGCCCAGACGATACGGAAGAGCGTGATCTCCCCCGTATAGGTATCATGCGCCTCCCAGGAGATGGGCTGCCACTGGCTCTGCCCTGGCGCACGGAGGTAAAGCCGTGAGCGCGAGAGCAGCAGTAGGCTATCACCATGCGCTACGAGGTCGGCAAGGCGGCCATGCACACCCTCGGGTAAGGGCTGCTCCTGCCAGCGCCGACGCTGCTGGTCGAGGCGGTAGATGCGGAACTGTGAGGCCAGCCAGATATCACCCGAGCGCAACTGAGCCATGCTCATCACCTTGCGCTCGTCACCCCCAGGAGCGAGGCCATCATTGAGCGCTACGGCGGGAGCCTGCATCGCGCTATCGCTCCGCCACACGCCCGCCGACCCATAGAGGTAGCTGTCCGTAGCTGTGCGCAGGGCCGAGCGTACTGCTCCGCCACTCCAGTTGGTATAGCTGTACTCGCTGGGCAGGAGAGCACGCGGGACATCGACCGAGCGCAGGAGCTCACGATGGTTCAGGAGGATCCCCGACAGGGCAGCCAGGAAGAGCAGGACGCAGAGTGGTAGCCCAAGCCACTTGTGCAGCTGGCGAGCATTTGGCCGCCTCATAGCGCAGTAGCAGCTAGAGCCTTCCGCTGGTTGCGCAGCGGATTGGCGTACATCGTGAGGATGCAGTGTCTGAGGAAGGCCTTATCAGGCTCAAGCCCCTCGGGCAGCTGCACCAGCTGGAGGCGTGCCTCGATGTAGCGCAGGGCCTCTGCTCGCTCCTCGGCCGTGTAGTGCTCGGAGCTGTCCGTGCCCTCGAGCTCGTCGTAGGCGACGTAGTTGAGCGGATAGAGGACATAGTAGCGATGGATCTCCGCATCCATGAGGCTCGCCAGCTCCTCTACGCTCAGCTCCGAGGCGTCGGCGGGTAGTAGCTGGTTTAGGGGACGGCCGATGTGGAAGATCACGCGTCCCTTCCAGCCCTGGATCCCCGTGCGCATATTGATGCCATCGTCGGCAGGGCTCTTCTTGTAGCCCGCGACGTCACGCTTGAGCTGCATCTCCTGCGCCTTGAGGTAGTCACAAGGGTCGTACTCGTAGCTGCAGGTCACGGGGACGATGTTGAGCGAAGCTAGGGCGGCGGCAGGCTGACGCTCGGGACTACCCATCGCCAGCATCTTGAGGAGCGCTGGCTGCGTATGATCCGAGGAGTCCTTCGCCCTACCCTCGCGCTGCGCGATCCAGATGCTCTGTCCCTCGGCCACCGCCTCGTGCATGTACTCGGAGAGGAGCTTGGCCGCGAGCAGCACCTGACGTCCCTGCAGTCCACGACGCACGAGGAAGCTCCCATTGAGCTTAACCAGCGTCTCCACCCAAGGATAGATCATCAGGTTGTCCCCGATGGCGATCTGCGGATACTTAGCCCCTACGTCCGCCAGGAGTACGTTGAGGAAGGCCGAGTCCAGCACGATGTCTCGGTGATTGGAGACGTAGGTATAGGCGCTGCCTGGGCGCAGCTGCTCGGTTCCTGTGAGCTCGACGCTGGTGCAGCAGCCACGCATCACCTGCTTGACCCAGTGGTAGCTGACCCGCTGCTTGAAGTCCTCCACGCTGCGGCAGCTGCGCAGGAGCGCGCTGAGCTCCTCCCAGCTCCAGCTGAGGCCCAGGCGCTCGTAGATCGCGCGCAGCTCGGGCAGCGCGATGAGGCCCTCGATGGCACCCGGCACCTCCTCGGGGAGCAGCGGGCGTATATCGTCGTACTTAGCGTAGTCCATGATTACACATATATAAAGGGGTTAATGCTGGGCGGGACGAAGGCCCTCCTCAATGAGCGCCGTCAGCACCTGGGACATCTCGAGGCCTGCGGCGCGCACCTGCTGGGGGATGAAGCTTGTGGGGGTCATCCCTGGGGTGGTATTGACCTCGAGCAGCGTGGGATAGCCGTCGGCCTCGATGATGAAGTCCACGCGGATGATCCCACGGGCATCGACATAGCGATAGATCTGCTTGGTCAGCTCCTGCACCAGCTTGGTCTGCTCGGGACGGATGCGGGCGGGCGTGATCTCCTCGACTGCTCCATTGTACTTGGCGTCGTAGTCGAAGAAGCTATTCTTCGGGACGACCTCGGTCACGGGCAGCACCTGCAGTCCTCCGCCAGCCTCATAGCAGCCACAGGTAACCTCTGTGCCCGAGATGAAGCGCTCGAGCAGCACCTCCTCACATTCGGTGAAGGCCTCGTTGATAGCAGACTCGAGTTGCTCGATGGTGTTGACGCGTGAGGTAGCCACGCTCGAGCCACCCGCGTTGGGCTTAGCGAAGAGGGGGAGCCCTAGCCTATCGAGGATATCGGCAGTGCTGGGGCGCGGGAGATCCTTACTGAGGCGCAGCGAATTGGCCGTACGCACCTGAGGGAAGGAGGAGAGGAAGTGATTGCAGTAGTACTTATTGAAGGTCAGCGCCTCCGTCAGCACCCCCCCCGTATTGTAGGGGATGCCGAGGAGGTCTAGGTAGCCCTGCAGCAGGCCATTCTCTCCAGGCGTACCGTGGATCGTGATATAGGCGTACTCAGGACGGATGCGCCCTTCGGGAAGCTGGCAGCTGAAGTCATTCTTATCTATAGGATAGCGCTCGCCCGAGCTGAGCTCTACCCACCAGCCCGTGCGATCGATCAGTACGAGGTAGGGCGTGTAGCGCTCTCGGTCGATCCAGGACAGGATACCTGCAGCGCTGCGCAGGGAGACGGGCTGCTCGCCCGAGAAGCCGCCTGCGACGACGGCGATAGTACGTGGACTCATCTGTTGAGTTTATATAGTCTGAGTTTGGTTCGAGATTTAGCTTACGTATACAAAGGTAGGCCTTTCCCCTAGCTACGGCAAAGGCAAGGCTAGCCCTATAGGCTACGGCACCTAGTCTAGGGCCTCCCAGCGAGGCCCAGGCAAAGGCGCAGCGAGGCGACAGTCCTAGCCCAGCTCCGTGAGGGATATCCCTGAGGAGGCTGATGGATATCCCTCACGCGCTCTGACGGATATCCCTCAGGAGCCTCCCCCCTTATATGTGCCTGCCGCCCCTGCCTATTCGCCCCAGGGCCTTGCCCCGCCTGTGAGGGCGAGCGAGGGCGGCATGACACGCCCCGCCCCACAGCTTCGGCAGCGGCACTCCGCTAGTCTTTGGCGCTTTTCGTACATTTGCATTCACAAATCATAACCATAGGGCGCATCCGTGCCTATACAATAGACAAGCGAACGATGAATATATCCTACGACCTGCTACGCTCCTATGTGGCTACCGATCTGAGCCCCGAGGGAGTAGCAGAGGCGCTCACCTCGATCGGCCTTGAG harbors:
- a CDS encoding 1-acyl-sn-glycerol-3-phosphate acyltransferase — encoded protein: MDYAKYDDIRPLLPEEVPGAIEGLIALPELRAIYERLGLSWSWEELSALLRSCRSVEDFKQRVSYHWVKQVMRGCCTSVELTGTEQLRPGSAYTYVSNHRDIVLDSAFLNVLLADVGAKYPQIAIGDNLMIYPWVETLVKLNGSFLVRRGLQGRQVLLAAKLLSEYMHEAVAEGQSIWIAQREGRAKDSSDHTQPALLKMLAMGSPERQPAAALASLNIVPVTCSYEYDPCDYLKAQEMQLKRDVAGYKKSPADDGINMRTGIQGWKGRVIFHIGRPLNQLLPADASELSVEELASLMDAEIHRYYVLYPLNYVAYDELEGTDSSEHYTAEERAEALRYIEARLQLVQLPEGLEPDKAFLRHCILTMYANPLRNQRKALAATAL
- a CDS encoding D-alanine--D-alanine ligase; this encodes MSPRTIAVVAGGFSGEQPVSLRSAAGILSWIDRERYTPYLVLIDRTGWWVELSSGERYPIDKNDFSCQLPEGRIRPEYAYITIHGTPGENGLLQGYLDLLGIPYNTGGVLTEALTFNKYYCNHFLSSFPQVRTANSLRLSKDLPRPSTADILDRLGLPLFAKPNAGGSSVATSRVNTIEQLESAINEAFTECEEVLLERFISGTEVTCGCYEAGGGLQVLPVTEVVPKNSFFDYDAKYNGAVEEITPARIRPEQTKLVQELTKQIYRYVDARGIIRVDFIIEADGYPTLLEVNTTPGMTPTSFIPQQVRAAGLEMSQVLTALIEEGLRPAQH
- a CDS encoding Nif3-like dinuclear metal center hexameric protein — protein: MMLRVAQIWEVLEEHFPSSLQESYDNCGLQVGDPEAIATGVLCCVDITEAVLQEAVERGCNVVIAHHPLLFKGLKRLGTSSYIERCVRFALKHDLAIYAAHTSVDNAAEGLNWRLAQDFGLLQPRVLLPQTDRLLELTVYVPEAATAAVAEALWAAGAGRVGSYDRCSWRCSGRGSFRPLAGAQPYVGELGALHYEPEERLSLVLPSHLRARVEAALLKAHPYEVPAYSFTQLLDTRGTTGAGIVGELPQPVALGDFLAQVKRYFATEQLRYSRAEATRLIQRVALCGGAGAFLWPEARRAGADILITGEAKYNDYFDCESAPILATVGHYESERISAQLFTELLSQKLATFAVYQSEIDSNPINSVIAL
- a CDS encoding PepSY domain-containing protein — translated: MRRPNARQLHKWLGLPLCVLLFLAALSGILLNHRELLRSVDVPRALLPSEYSYTNWSGGAVRSALRTATDSYLYGSAGVWRSDSAMQAPAVALNDGLAPGGDERKVMSMAQLRSGDIWLASQFRIYRLDQQRRRWQEQPLPEGVHGRLADLVAHGDSLLLLSRSRLYLRAPGQSQWQPISWEAHDTYTGEITLFRIVWALHSGEYFGLVGRLVVDLIGVVIMLLCLTGIFYTLYKERLKRWKSRKHSPEGVQRKQGLMRRLGWHFRWHKFLGKRLIWLTTFVVVTGWVLRPPLMLPLIFNEMRPAGWSELGSDNPWFERLRALRYNKVEDNWLLSTSEGFFMLPASLQGQPEYWWGQPQVSPMGVNVLEQRADSSWVIGSFSGMSCFTPKQDDAPRDYFSGETVLADPYSRPIGGHLIAGAILGATPAEDRVFLYDQGLLRGGDFSAATSFVAQPKELNETPYSLWQAALELHAGRLYKPFLGQWGTDLFIFFFGLVSVIVLMTGLKRLKTRKPRPQQDSDN